The Micromonospora krabiensis genome window below encodes:
- a CDS encoding alpha/beta fold hydrolase, translated as MQAIQKVRHRQAKVNGLEVFFREAGRPGQPTLLLLHGFPSSSHTFRQVMPTLADIAHVIAPDLPGFGLSSSPTIGNYAYTFENLSRTIENLLDQLGIERFFVYLHDFGAPVGYHLATRAPTRIRGLIVQSGNAHEDGLGEQWDSARAYWADPTDDKRAELPNWLNFAGTRDQYLAGLPQYLRTLHAPESWHLDWERMSRPGNIDAQFALFTDYANHVARFDELAEYHRAHQPPALVLWGRHDPYFDVDEVLAYHRALERMDAHIYDGGHLLLETHAAECAELIRAFVLDNA; from the coding sequence ATGCAGGCCATCCAGAAGGTCCGCCATCGACAAGCCAAGGTCAACGGCCTGGAGGTGTTCTTCCGCGAGGCTGGGCGACCCGGCCAGCCGACGCTACTGCTGCTGCACGGATTTCCCAGTTCGTCGCACACATTCCGCCAGGTCATGCCCACACTCGCCGACATCGCACACGTGATCGCCCCCGATCTGCCCGGCTTCGGACTGTCATCGTCGCCAACCATCGGCAACTACGCCTACACATTCGAGAACCTCTCACGGACGATCGAGAACCTACTCGACCAGCTTGGGATCGAGCGCTTCTTCGTCTACCTGCACGACTTCGGCGCACCAGTGGGATACCACCTGGCCACCCGCGCCCCGACTCGCATCCGCGGCCTCATCGTCCAGAGCGGCAACGCGCACGAGGACGGCCTCGGAGAGCAGTGGGACAGCGCCAGGGCGTACTGGGCGGACCCGACCGACGACAAGCGCGCCGAACTGCCAAACTGGTTGAACTTCGCCGGCACCCGTGACCAGTACCTCGCCGGGCTGCCCCAATACCTGCGCACCCTGCACGCCCCGGAGTCGTGGCACCTTGACTGGGAGCGCATGAGCCGACCCGGGAACATCGACGCGCAGTTCGCGCTATTTACCGACTACGCCAACCACGTAGCCCGCTTCGATGAACTCGCCGAATACCACCGCGCTCACCAGCCGCCGGCGCTCGTGCTGTGGGGACGGCACGACCCGTACTTTGACGTCGACGAGGTCCTCGCCTACCACCGTGCCCTCGAGCGCATGGACGCGCACATCTACGACGGCGGGCACCTCTTGTTGGAGACGCACGCGGCTGAGTGCGCCGAACTCATCCGGGCGTTCGTGCTCGACAACGCTTGA